In Xiphias gladius isolate SHS-SW01 ecotype Sanya breed wild chromosome 5, ASM1685928v1, whole genome shotgun sequence, the following are encoded in one genomic region:
- the eif2s3 gene encoding eukaryotic translation initiation factor 2 subunit 3, producing the protein MAGDESGTTLGQPHLAKQDLNSLDVSTLTTLSPEIISRQATINIGTIGHVAHGKSTVVKAISGVHTVRFKNELERNITIKLGYANAKIYKLDDLSCPRPECYRSCGSSTPDEFPTDIPGTKGNFKLVRHVSFVDCPGHDILMATMLNGAAVMDAALLLIAGNESCPQPQTSEHLAAIEIMKLKHILILQNKIDLVKESQAKEQYEQILAFVQGTVAEGAPIIPISAQLKYNIEVVCEYIVKKIPVPVRDFTSEPRLIVIRSFDVNKPGCEVDDLKGGVAGGSILKGVLKVGQEIEVRPGIVSKDQEGKLMCKPIFSKIVSLFAEHNDLQYAAPGGLIGVGTKIDPTLCRADRMVGQVLGAVGALPEIFTELEISYFLLRRLLGVRTEGDKKAAKVQKLSKNEVLMVNIGSLSTGGRVSAVKADLAKIVLTNPVCTEVGEKIALSRRVEKHWRLIGWGQIRRGVTITPTVDDD; encoded by the exons ATGGCGGGTGATGAGTCTGGTACAACGCTTGGTCAGCCTCACCTGGCTAAACAAGACCTTAATTCTCTG GATGTGTCCACCCTGACAACTCTATCCCCAGAGATTATCAGCAGACAGGCCACCATCAACATTG GAACCATCGGTCATGTGGCCCACGGAAAGTCCACAGTAGTGAAGGCCATTTCTGGTGTTCACACTGTCAGGTTCAAGAATGAGCTGGAGAGGAACATCACCATCAAGTTAGGATATGCTAATGCTAAG ATCTATAAACTGGATGACCTCAGTTGCCCCAGGCCAGAGTGCTACAGGTCGTGTGGCAGCAGCACTCCTGATGAGTTTCCCACAGACATCCCCGGGACCAAGGGCAACTTCAAACTGGTCAG ACACGTGTCGTTTGTGGACTGTCCGGGTCACGACATTTTGATGGCAACTATGTTGAACGGAGCTGCCGTCATGGATGCCGCCCTCCTGCTGATCG CGGGTAACGAGTCGTGTCCTCAGCCCCAGACGTCAGAGCACCTGGCGGCCATAGAGATCATGAAGCTGAAGCACATCCTCATCCTGCAGAACAAGATCGACCTGGTGAAGGAGAGCCAGGCCAAAGAGCAGTATGAGCAGATCCTGGCCTTCGTACAGG GCACAGTGGCGGAGGGAGCTCCCATCATTCCTATCTCAGCCCAGCTGAAGTACAACATCGAGGTGGTTTGTGAGTACATCGTCAAAAAGATCCCAGTGCCCGTCAGAGACTTCACGTCCGAGCCCAGACTCATCG TCATCAGATCCTTTGATGTGAACAAACCTGGCTGTGAAGTTGATGACCTGAAAGGAGGTGTGGCAGGAGGAAGTATCCTAAAGGGTGTGCTTAAG GTGGGTCAGGAGATCGAGGTGCGACCAGGTATCGTGTCCAAAGACCAGGAAGGAAAGTTGATGTGCAAACCCATCTTCTCCAAGATCGTGTCTCTGTTTGCCGAGCACAACGACCTCCAGTACGCTGCACCAGGAGGCCTCATTG GTGTGGGCACAAAGATCGACCCAACGCTGTGCCGTGCGGATCGTATGGTCGGTCAGGTGCTGGGCGCCGTCGGAGCCCTGCCAGAGATCTTCACCGAGCTGGAGATCTCTTATTTCCTGCTCAGGAGGCTGCTGGGAGTCCGTACAGAGGGCGACAAGAAGGCTGCCAAG GTCCAGAAGCTGTCTAAGAACGAAGTGCTGATGGTGAACATCGGCTCGTTGTCGACAGGCGGCCGCGTCAGCGCCGTCAAGGCTGATCTGGCCAAGATCGTCCTCACCAACCCCGTCTGCACAGAAGTCGGAGAGAAGATCGCGCTGAGTCGACGAGTGGAGAAACATTGGCG TCTGATTGGCTGGGGACAGATCAGGAGGGGCGTGACCATCACGCCCACAGTGGACGACGACTGA
- the lrrc31 gene encoding leucine-rich repeat-containing protein 31 produces the protein MRTLRSDRETRRDETRRGGFAATTDPVSLLGSELSSREPLMDPADGQRGRDGGGQKRNPLDIIMSQIRRKRPASDRKPLGRFLSRTVDRTGIPEDGETEGREERGQSSGVAEAAESERDVGWGRVSLFLQRLGKRADSRSLSLAHCDLTATDLLELATLLRSLPQPQLEEVDVSWNELIGGSLKALTSHLHHVGGIRTLRLCSCRLNAEDTAALGEALGCVPLLEILDLSWNGGVGGGGLPGLLGKLQPPLREIHLVACQLDAADAAALGGTVSALPRLSVLDVSCNPRLTQAAGEGGFGELAASLSHAASLTRLRLQACGLTTDGLDTLGGSLRCLPSVRELDLSCNKSLAGGLDRFAPHLAHLTHLESLDLHLCCLTHTDLEALTRALPALPALTELDVSSNKEAGAVVPPLVSALPLTQMRRLPLSSCGLTQESLTALALAVPYLRSVDVSWCKAVGGRLALLLDALQPAVILELRLSSCELSSDDLRHLAAACGRGRLSSLRALDLSYNGSAGDDGWSALFAAGGLASLEDLDLSLRPSTSAPCSAWLPALLRALPRLPALTRLAARRWTAGPRGRRQLHRCLSERNVLLEWDPDFADAASSRKTADGESPEE, from the exons ATGCGGACATTACGGAGCGACAGagagacgagacgagacgagacgagacgcGGGGGCTTCGCCGCGACGACTGACCCGGTTTCTCTCCTCGGTAGTGAGCTCAGCTCCCGGGAGCCGCTCATGGATCCTGCAG ATGGTCAGCGTGGACGGGACGGCGGCGGTCAGAAACGCAACCCTCTCGACATCATCATGAGTCAGATCCGCCGGAAACGCCCGGCCTCGGACAGGAAGCCGCTGGGACGCTTCCTGTCCCGAACCGTGGACCGCACGGGGATCCCCGAGGACGGGGAGacagagggcagagaggagagaggacagagctCAG gtgTTGCAGAAGCAGCGGAGAGCGAGCGAGACGTCGGCTGGGGCCGAGTGAGCCTTTTCCTTCAGAGGCTGGGGAAGAGAGCCGACAGCAGGAGCCTGAGTCTGGCTCACTGTGATCTGACTGCTACAGACCTGCTGGAGCtag CGACGCTGCTCCGGTCTCTCCCCCAGCCccagctggaggaggtggaCGTCTCCTGGAACGAGCTGATCGGCGGGAGTCTGAAGGCGCTGACCTCGCACCTCCACCACGTGGGCGGGATCAGGACGTTGAGGCTCTGCAGCTGCAGGCTGAACGCCGAGGACACGGCTGCACTGG GCGAGGCCCTCGGCTGCGTCCCCCTTTTGGAGATCCTGGACTTGTCCTGGAACGGCGGCGTCGGGGGCGGAGGCTTGCCAGGCCTGCTGGGCAAACTGCAGCCCCCGCTGAGGGAGATTCACCTGGTGGCTTGTCAGCTCGACGCAGCCGATGCCGCCGCACTGG GGGGAACGGTGTCTGCTCTCCCCAGACTCAGTGTGCTGGACGTCTCCTGCAACCCTCGGCTCACGCAGGCCGCCGGCGAGGGCGGCTTCGGGGAACTGGCCGCCTCCCTCTCCCACGCCGCCTCCCTCACCAGGCTTCGGCTGCAGGCCTGCGGTCTGACGACGGACGGCCTCGACACCCTCG GTGGTTCGCTCCGCTGCCTCCCCTCGGTGCGAGAGCTGGACCTGTCCTGTAACAAAAGCCTGGCCGGGGGACTGGACCGCTTCGCCCCCCACCTGGCTCACCTCACGCACCTGGAGAGCCTCGACCTTCACCTgtgctgtctcacacacaccgACCTGGAGGCCCTGA CCCGGGCGCTCCCCGCTCTGCCGGCGCTGACGGAGCTGGACGTGTCGTCCAACAAGGAGGCGGGGGCCGTGGTCCCCCCGCTGGTCTCCGCCCTCCCCCTGACCCAGATGAGGCGCCTGCCGCTCAGCAGCTGCGGCCTCACCCAGGAGTCCTTGACTGCGCTGG CTCTGGCCGTGCCGTACCTTCGCAGCGTGGACGTGTCCTGGTGCAAGGCGGTCGGCGGCCGTTTAGCGCTGCTGCTGGACGCCCTGCAGCCGGCGGTCATCCTGGAGCTTCGCCTCAGCAGCTGTGAGCTCTCCAGCGACGACCTGCGTCACCTGG CTGCAGCGTGCGGCCGCGGACGCCTGTCCTCTCTCCGCGCGCTGGATCTCTCCTACAACGGCTCGGCGGGCGACGACGGCTGGTCCGCCCTGTTCGCGGCGGGAGGTCTGGCCTCGCTGGAGGACCTCGACCTCAGCCTACGACCTTCGACCTCCGCCCCCTGCTCGGCCTGGCTGCCGGCGCTGCTCCGCGCTCTGCCCCGACTGCCGGCGCTGACGCGGCTGGCGGCGCGGCGGTGGACCGCGGGCCCTCGGGGCCGACGGCAGCTGCACCGCTGCCTGAGTGAGAGGAACGTCCTGCTGGAGTGGGATCCAGACTTCGCGGACGCAGCGTCGTCACGTAAGACGGCCGATGGGGAGAGCCCAGAGGAGTAG
- the mynn gene encoding myoneurin has protein sequence MTHVTNHGKLLLQRLHEQREMDFLCDITIMVRDVEFRAHRNILAAFSKYFSSQAEKGQDVTTLDPDKVSRYALEKLLEFIYTGQMNLSSTRQAAVRRAAVFLGMSEATKYLEEIPHSSEPSETSQSEADKEAGLSPPTPASPGSPSSPVPLSIVSVAGDWHEEGKDGKGQEDETKEVDVEEGEKSDEDYTPTTPKSTGRGPGRKRGRPKSFSSEQAEPSSSADGPPKTQSYRGRGRGGLKSEALSLEDSDTSVKDAGDTSADWSPSQEDDSPAKKPRLSSGEGRRGRGRGRARGRGRGRGRGRGRRRRSRSREDGEESGSVGADDEEEELGEVGEQDPSEMDELSLSCTECNKLFKDASSLRRHEKIHKGLKPFVCMFCSKTFRQATQLKTHLRIHTGEKPFCCSDCDKCFAQKCQLVAHRRMHHGEEKPYTCERCGFKFATSSNYKIHIRLHSGEKPYVCDICGQAFAQSSTLTYHKRRHTGEKPYQCDLCGMSFSVSSSLIAHARKHTGETPYKCSQPKCDARFVTSSELKKHMRRLHPEGNTGVQCLLCGNRFASVKNMIKHQEKAHADEVRQHKERARAVVLLASSHPVAFVQSKLSQENKGLVSIPEGEPPNPEPATPNPKATAPSTDAATTEADADAATTATIIQGFKPEPTHPAITTADQVTFDADQEQHINPDTLHALVEQLRPPTSPPEGLEQIVIIRTVDTAENNPPPQ, from the exons atgacTCATGTCACCAATCACGGGAAGCTGCTCTTGCAGCGTTTACATGAGCAGCGGGAGATGGACTTCTTGTGTGACATAACCATAATGGTGAGAGATGTGGAGTTCAGAGCTCACCGCAACATCCTGGCAGCCTTCAGCAAGTACTTCTCCTCCCAGGCTGAAAAAGGTCAAGACGTCACGACCTTGGACCCCGACAAGGTCAGCCGCTACGCTCTGGAGAAGCTGCTGGAGTTTATCTACACTGGGCAGATGAACCTCAGCAG CACCAGACAAGCAGCCGTACGTCGAGCAGCTGTGTTCCTGGGAATGTCCGAGGCCACAAAGTATCTGGAGGAAATCCCCCACTCGTCCGAGCCCAGCGAAACGTCGCAGTCAGAGGCGGATAAAGAAGctggtctctctcctcccactccAGCCTCTCCTGGCAGCCCCAGCTCCCCAGTTCCCCTGTCTATCGTCTCTGTTGCAGGGGACTGGCATGAGGAGGGGAAGGATGGCAAAGGGCAGGAGGATGAGACCAAAGAAGTAGAtgtggaagagggagagaaaagcgATGAAGACTACACCCCCACAACGCCAAAGAGCACTGGGCGCGGACCGggcaggaagagaggaaggcCTAAGAGTTTCAGTAGCGAGCAGGCGGAGCCCAGCAGCTCGGCCGATGGCCCCCCAAAAACCCAGAGCTacagg ggaagaggaagaggaggtctGAAAAGTGAAGCTCTGTCTTTAGAAGATTCCGACACGAGTGTGAAGGACGCCGGAGACACCTCCGCAGACTGGAGCCCCTCGCAGGAGGACGACTCTCCGGCCAAGAAACCTCGACTGAGCAGCGGAGAGGGACGCAGAGGACGAGGCCGGGGGAGGgcaagaggcagagggaggggcCGGGGCCGAGGCcgaggcaggaggaggaggtccaGGTCCAGGGAGGACGGAGAGGAGAGCGGCTCTGTGGGGGCTgatgacgaggaggaggagctgggggaGGTTGGGGAACAGGATCCGTCAGAAATGGATGAGCTGTCGCTGTCGTGCACCGAGTGCAACAAACTCTTTAAAGATGCCAGCAGCCTGCGCCGACACGAGAAAATCCACAAGGGGCTGAAGCCGTTTGTCTGCATGTTCTGCTCTAAAACTTTCAGACAAGCcacacagctgaaaacacacctgCGCATACACACAG GTGAGAAGCCGTTTTGCTGCTCCGACTGTGACAAGTGTTTTGCTCAGAAGTGCCAGCTGGTCGCTCACCGTCGGATGCACCACGGCGAGGAGAAGCCTTACACCTGCGAGCGCTGCGGTTTCAAGTTTGCTACCTCGTCCAACTACAAAATACACATCAG ACTGCACAGCGGGGAAAAACCGTACGTCTGTGACATCTGTGGTCAGGCGTTCGCTCAGTCCAGCACCCTGACGTACCACAAACGACGACACACCGGAGAGAAACCGTACCAGTGCGATCTGTGCGGCATGTCCTTCTCcgtttcctcctctctcatcgCGCACGCGCGAAAACACACAG GTGAGACGCCGTACAAATGTTCTCAGCCAAAATGTGACGCGCGTTTTGTGACGTCTTCTGAACTGAAGAAACACATGCGACGACTTCACCCAG AGGGGAACACCGGTGTGCAGTGCCTGCTGTGTGGGAACCGATTCGCCAGCGTGAAGAACATGATCAAACACCAGGAGAAGGCCCACGCCGATGAAGTGCGGCAGCACAAGGAGAGAGCCAGAGCGG tAGTCCTCCTGGCCTCCAGTCATCCCGTGGCCTTCGTCCAGAGCAAACTCTCCCAGGAAAACAAAGGGTTGGTGTCCATCCCCGAAGGTGAGCCACCAAACCCTGAACCTGCCACCCCCAACCCCAAAGCCACAGCTCCGTCCACAGACGCCGCCACCACCGAGGCCGACGCCGACGCCGCCACCACCGCCACCATCATCCAGGGCTTCAAGCCGGAGCCCACTCACCCCGCCATCACCACCGCGGACCAGGTGACCTTCGACGCCGACCAGGAGCAGCACATCAACCCGGACACCCTCCACGCCCTGGTGGAGCAGCTGCGGCCGCCGACCTCCCCGCCCGAGGGCCTGGAGCAGATCGTCATCATCAGGACAGTGGACACCGCCGAAAACAACCCTCCTCCGCAGTGA